In the genome of Xiphophorus hellerii strain 12219 chromosome 14, Xiphophorus_hellerii-4.1, whole genome shotgun sequence, the window actcaaagaagttttaacatcagacaacgtagatatataaaaaaaattaaaatctgtttccaAATAATGATCAGAACCAACCCAACCCAATGTTTTAGTTTGtctgataataaaataatctggaaaACAGTGTTGGGAACACCATCGCTCATCTGCTAATAAAACACTTAGCTTCTGCTAGTCTAGCAATAGCTTAcgctagctttagcattagcttagctACCATGTTGGTTTATCGTTTTAGAGTTAGCACAGTTAATGTTGACTCATTTAAGAGTGAGTTTCTCAGCTCTGTTCGGGTGTTGATGTGTAAATGTGTTGCTATGCGGTTTGAACACCCTCACCGTACGACCAGACGTCCGACTTGCTGCTGAACTTGCAGTAGTTAAAGACCTCAGGCGGAGACCACTTCACAGGAAACTTGGCGCCTTTGGTGCTGGTGTACTGGTTGTCCAAGACGTATCTGCAAGAGGAGCGTTTAATGACCGCGGATTTGTTTGAGTGATATGACAATAATCAGAATATAGAGTCATACCTGGCCATGCCGAAGTCAGAAACCTTCACCACCATAGCGTCGTTCATCAGGCAGTTCCTGGCCGCCTTCACAAGACAAACAGCTCATAAATGAACCAGCAGCAGTGGTTGCAAAGCCCCAGTCAGAACCAGTGAAGAGACGTACCAGGTCTCTGTGGATGAAGCTGTTTGCCTCCAGGTACTCCATGCCCTCGCAGACGTCCAGGCACATATCGAGCAGCGACCCGAGGCTGAAGCTGCCGCGCCGCTGCCTCAGGTAGTTCACCATGCAGCCCTGCTGCATGAACTCTGTGACGATGTAGATGGGCCTCTGCTGGCTGCAGACGCCGTACAGCTGCACCAGCTTGGGATGGGACAACTTCCTGGAGAGACGGCAAGAGAATGACCGGACCATCGTAAGAAAATCCAGGTTTTGTGTTCATTCACATTCACCCTCGTTAGTCTGCTCTAATTGAACCAAGAGCATTCGGTTCAATCGTCTGTGGAAGCGCAAATGGACTCCGATACAAACTCTGGTCCACTTAAAATCTCTGTCTCGGTTtagctgaagtgaactctggttcattTCAAAtccatatgtgaacaccaagcgaaCCAGCGCCCGCTCCACAAGCAGGAAGTGggctacagcacagggcattctgggtaaatacaaccaaaacaaacacactagTCTGGTGCCAGTGGGAGAAATGACTTGGAGTCTTTTGCCAAAGATGGACAAATGCTACAATCGCTAAAAATCTGAGGCTACTCCAtcgttgtttacattttgaaaagaaggAGGTTACGCTGAGTGGCTGTATTTCCGTTAcaactttgtcgatattccgcTAACGTAAAAAAAACCACTATTTCGGAATTactgtgtttctgttaaataagagacaaaattaaaatcacacaagtGTTTAAATCATGTCATGTCATTAAAAATATGCCACTGCATgttccaactacttcctgttgtctttttcgtggtttccgccagtagtaacatcagGTTGTTGATCTTTTGACTCGTACGATGCAAAAAAGGAGTTTCCATTGGAGGGtagcaaaataaaccaattttgacttaaaaaacacttcatcatagcgcaaaaacattttagaaaaagaaattacttttccattaagcaaaatttattttccCACCCACTTTGGAAAACACTGGAAACATGTTTCCAACCCAACTCaaatctgtttggttttttttttaacaaatctgattattaaaaatgtttttagttgcaGTACATTTCACTAATCACTAGATGGCGACAATTTAAGAGTACAGCACTCTAGTAATTCTAGTTTTGTTCGTTTTCTGGTCCTTACATCATGAGTTTGGCCTCTTCGATGAAGTCCTCCTCGTACATGGCGCCCTCCTTGATGGCCTTGATGGCCACCTTGTGCTGCGACCTCCACATGCCGAGCCTGACTTGGCCGTACTGACCGCTGCCCAGCTCCTTCATGAAGGTCAACTCGCTCGGGTTGATCTCCCACATTTCTGCAGATACAACAGATCCAGGGTTAGACGAAGAGCAGGTGAAggtaaaaatactgtaaaatatgTCAACTAAAGTCTGAAGTAAAGGCCTTCAGGGCTTtagaaagattaaaaataatctggcGGTGCTACTCACCGTAGCTGAAGCCCGCCGTCGATGGACCTGACTTGTCCTGCTTTCCTACAGGATATCTGAGCCTGGCTGCAAGACCTGAAGAAGAACAAATTCACACATAAATTATCTGctattcaaatatttaaagggGCAAAAATtagtattttccagccacattgtgccattttataagctacgtccacccaggcgttttgcacagctgacttgttgccatggagattgaaggatttctcaagcagtcatgaaagaatcaagggagtaatgttaaatatgatgtaaagctaaaaaaaagtcaattttacatgatGCTGCCCTGTAGAGAATTAAATCCTCTCTGTATCTCACGCCAGATTGTGTTAAAACTTTGAGTTTGATTAAACAgcttttcaaagaaagaaaataattaaacataaagCTTAGAtgtaatgtttgtgtttagtATTGGTTAGCATAGCATGGGTTTACATAGCGATAACATAGGTTAGCATCGGCTAAGCGCCATTCTGCTGGGTTTTCTGTTACCGGCTCCGTTGTGGCTGTGGTACTCGATGAGTTCAGGGATGGAGCTGAACAGATGTTTCTCAGCCAGGTAAAACTTTTTGGGCGTGCATTGCGTCTCCTTAATGTGATAATGTTTAATCATTGGACCTCCTTCCctacaaaacacaacaaaacagcaGATCAGAGGGAGGAATAGAAACAAATCCATGTTAAACTGAACCGGACCTTTTGGTCTGTAAGCAAAACACAAGGTGATGAGGAAAACTATCACTGCACATCTATTGCTATGTGTTATAACGGCCTAGTCCAAACCTAACTACAGCTGGGAATCTGAGGTAGACATTGGTGTTCACAGATGTTTTTTGCTCATTATAACTAAACTTTGGCTatgttgtaaagaaaaatggttGAAATATTGAACTGGTCAAGACAAAACTTCTTTACTCAACACAACTGAGGTTTGGtttaattaacatatttaatttaaatttaaaaaatggcctAAATCCAAGAGCCAGCTTGGAAACCCCTGATTTCCAGTCAAATCAGGGGtttaaatatatctaaaaagctaaatattaattaaatgaattaaaacagaaGTTTTGTCAAGAATCTAAAACGgacaaaaccagcagaaaccagttctttaaaaagtaaaatcaaggCTAACAGGGATTATTACCCAGATCCTGCTTTGGTGTAAAGAGAGACGGTGTATGTCGACGGATGGCTGGAGTCTCTCACAATGAAGGCTCCTTCTTTGTCCTGCAGGGGgcgacaaacacaaacaaaccaaaaatatggcttatttttctttaacagataAACTGATTGATATTTAACTGATGAGACTTAAATCAAAGCTTTAAATCAGTCAGATTATGAAGGTTTACGTTTGataaaagaagcagaaaataaataataataaacactgacCTCCTTCCTCAGCAGCTCCTCAGCCATGTTCCTGTTTACTCCTTTACTGTACCATCTGAAACAAACATTATAAGACTTTTATCACTTTTACCACTTAATCTGAGAGATTACcttatattttgtaataaatgtcaacctaaatgtgacttttatttttttttaaatgcatgacAAATTCAAAATAAGTGTTAGGTtcttgtgaaacaaaaacaactgcagGTGAAGTTGGTTTAGGTTCATATTTGTAGCCTTTACAGTAAAACTAGCACATTAAAAGCACATTAGTCATTTAGCTGCGctgtgacttaaaaaaaaatcaacctgaGATTTACGAAACTGGAcggcaaaaaaacaacacattttatttgtaaataaatcacttGTTTGCAAATTCTTGCagcaaatctaaaatatttgaaagaaaatccaacttggaaatctgaaatatttagcaCAAATGCTACCTGACGCCTTATTAGCTGCACTTAGCAAACCAGCCAATCAAGGAGCTGCATTTGCTTTttccctggctctgattggctgaatccTCTTAGAGCGGAAATGAAATAAACCGTAAACGTTAGCTTCTGCGTTAGCGCTAATGGTTTCTACTGCCTGTATTACTGCTTAtcaaggtatatttggtgttttaaatattaaaatatgccATTATAAGAGTTTTTAGAGGATAACTAAAGTGTTTGCAGGCAACTATGGTTCCTACTTATACctataaaagagaaaaacgttTTAGCAACAAGCAGGAGGTATGAGAGAGTTAGCTTATCTTGGGCTAGCTCTGTAGCTACTCTGCTTCAGATTTAACTACTGGACAAACTCACCGCTTTACCtgtctttcttcttctactactaTCCAATTCTAAATTATTTGCAAACAAAGTTATTGCTAaccttgtttttgtctcttcaaGCTTTCATTGTGAAGGGCCAAAcctaaaactttaaatattgggtgaaaagtagaaacaaaatattgtttttatagcATCTCTTGGTTTTATCCTGatcagttaataaaataaattcacactaaaaatttaagaaaaacgTTTAGGATGAGAGGGAAAATGCCCTCTCATaatgttaataaataataaatttgaacaaaaaccaCATATAAAAAAACTCTTGGCACTCCTGCTGTTACTTCTACATcagctggaaataaaaataagtttcagTTTAAGTAGCAACAGACATCAAAGTGAACTTTTACattcattaaataaacaaaatcttcTTAGTCGATCTCCCTTTCACTAAATTTATGATCAGTGCGAGTTAATAAAGTTAATGACTGATGAAACCTGCAGACATTTAGATGAAATCAGCAGCAGGTTTCAACTTTGAACTAGGAAATAATTAAGCCACTTACGCGAACTCCACCAGGTTCCCAGACGTTTTCTCCGTCACGTAGTTACTCGGGATGTAGCCTTCCTCCCTGAAACAAACCCAAAATATCTAgtttaaaaagtacaaacagTGGGAAAACAATCTACATTATTCTGcacaaagtaatttttttacatatttaactGAAAATTGGATTAATTTAACCACCTTTCCTACTGAGGCGTCCAGCTCTTTACATTGAGacaatacactgcaaaaacataaaaccttgccaaatatttttggtctaatttctattgcaaatatgaaatgagacaaaaataacttataagtagcttttcagcaagataaaggagcttgttttaaatcaataattccttaatattgataaaaatgtctCGTTTcattagtaaaaatgttttatcataagtgaaataatctgccagtgaaactacttgcttttaatcaatattaatgaattattgatttaGAACAAGCTTTCTATATTTTACTGAAGTTTCATGTAagtatttcaagtgtagtaagatatttcacttaaaactagacaaaattaCTAGGTAagagtttgtggttttgcagtgcaaAAACACCTGGTTCTGACTTTTTGGTGAAAACCAGGTAGATTTCATCGTCTGCATCCATAACAACAATGTTCTAGTTTTACATTGACTAGCTTGGGTCAGCAGAAGAACATGTTAGTGTAAAGCACTTAAATATTTAAGGTGCTACACAGTTTACTTTCCATTACCATCCCTACTGTAACACAAACTGTGAGCACAAATAAGTACGAAATTAAATTTGTCAAGGGATAATGTGACAG includes:
- the tec gene encoding tyrosine-protein kinase Tec — translated: MSADPLLQETLIKRSQQKKRTSPLNYKERVFVLTKTRLTYYEGKPEKKFKRGSVELSRIKCVEIVKIGGGNIPCQNKYPFQVVYDTNTLYVFAPSQKSRTLWVLMLKNEIQHNAGVLLKFHPQFWLEGLWLCCRQAGKQAPGCEEYNLLGDISRKPLPPIPEQENTRRPRPPPVPQDEDEEDDEEEEQEEEVVVALYDFPGMEPHDLKLVCGGEYVILEKCDVNWFRARNEYGEEGYIPSNYVTEKTSGNLVEFAWYSKGVNRNMAEELLRKEDKEGAFIVRDSSHPSTYTVSLYTKAGSGEGGPMIKHYHIKETQCTPKKFYLAEKHLFSSIPELIEYHSHNGAGLAARLRYPVGKQDKSGPSTAGFSYEMWEINPSELTFMKELGSGQYGQVRLGMWRSQHKVAIKAIKEGAMYEEDFIEEAKLMMKLSHPKLVQLYGVCSQQRPIYIVTEFMQQGCMVNYLRQRRGSFSLGSLLDMCLDVCEGMEYLEANSFIHRDLAARNCLMNDAMVVKVSDFGMARYVLDNQYTSTKGAKFPVKWSPPEVFNYCKFSSKSDVWSYGVLMWEVFTEGQMPFDQSLNHEVVAMVTNGHRLFRPKMATAALYDIMQLCWNNRPEERPSFSELCLKLSDVLEDDGFSSS